One window of the Takifugu rubripes chromosome 13, fTakRub1.2, whole genome shotgun sequence genome contains the following:
- the LOC101061054 gene encoding aspartate aminotransferase, mitochondrial translates to MALLKSNKLFYCLGNISPSMGVFATRNSSWWGGVQMGPPDPILGVTEAFKRDSNPKKMNLGVGAYRDDQGKPFVLSCVRKAEALIAAKQLDKEYLPIGGLGEFSKACATLALGADNEVLKSGRSITVQTISGTGSLRIGANFLSRFHGASRDVFLPKPSWGNHTPIFRDAGMQLKAYRYYDPSTCGFDFKGALEDISAIPEKSVILLHACAHNPTGVDPRTEQWKEISDIVKKRNLLVFFDMAYQGFASGDIDRDAWAVRYFIEQGHNVLLSQSFAKNMGLYGERVGGFTVVCNDAEEAKRVESQLKILIRPIYSNPPMNGARIAATILNTPELRSLWLEEVHGMANRIIKMREQLVAGLKNEGSTHNWQHVTDQIGMFCFTGLKPEQVERLTKEFSVYMTKDGRISMAGVTSGNVGYLAHGIHAVTK, encoded by the exons CTCCTGGTGGGGTGGAGTTCAGATGGGCCCACCTGATCCCATCCtgggagtgacagaggccttcAAGAGGGATAGCAACCCTAAGAAGATGAACCTGGGCGTTGGAGCGTACAGAGACGACCAAGGCAAACCTTTTGTGCTCAGCTGTGTCCGGAAG GCAGAGGCACTCATTGCAGCCAAGCAACTGGACAAGGAGTACCTTCCCATCGGTGGTTTGGGGGAGTTCAGCAAGGCCTGTGCCACGCTGGCTCTCGGTGCTGATAATGAAGTACTGAAGAGTGGCAGG agTATCACCGTCCAGACCATCTCAGGCACTGGATCGCTTCGTATTGGAGCCAACTTTTTG TCTCGTTTCCATGGAGCTTCACGTGACGTGTTCCTCCCTAAACCCTCCTGGGGAAATCACACACCAATCTTCAGAGACGCTGGCATGCAGCTCAAAGCATACAGATATTACGACCCCTCCACCTGTGGCTTTGACTTCAAGGGAGCTCTTGAGGACATCTCT gcAATCCCAGAGAAGAGTGTGATTTTGTTGCATGCCTGTGCCCACAATCCCACCGGTGTGGACCCCAGGActgagcagtggaaggagattTCTGACATTGTCAAG aaaagaAACCTGCTTGTTTTCTTCGATATGGCCTATCAGGGCTTTGCGAGTGGAGATATTGACCGTGATGCCTGGGCTGTGCGGTACTTCATTGAGCAGGGCCACAACGTCCTGCTCTCCCAGTCCTTTGCTAAGAACATGGGCCTCTATG GTGAGCGTGTGGGAGGTTTTACTGTGGTGTGTAATGACGCAGAAGAGGCAAAGAGGGTCGAGTCCCAGCTCAAAATCCTCATCAGGCCAATTTATTCCAACCCACCAATGAACGGCGCCAGAATCGCAGCAACTATTCTCAACACGCCAGAGCTGCGCTCGCTGTG gctggaggaggtgcacggcatggccaaccgcATCATTAAGATGAGGGAACAGCTGGTGGCTGGTCTGAAAAATGAAGGCTCCACCCACAACTGGCAGCATGTCACCGACCAGATCGGGATGTTCTGCTTCACAGGCCTCAAACCCGAACAG GTTGAACGCCTGACAAAGGAGTTTTCAGTGTACATGACCAAGGATGGAAGAATTTCAATGGCAGGCGTGACGTCTGGGAACGTGGGCTACCTGGCACATGGCATCCATGCTGTCACTAAGTAG